The following proteins are co-located in the Bombus pyrosoma isolate SC7728 linkage group LG12, ASM1482585v1, whole genome shotgun sequence genome:
- the LOC122573514 gene encoding J domain-containing protein isoform X2 translates to MSVEDAINYKPSEEEDYYALLSCDESSTVEQITAEYKVLALQYHPDKNEGDKEAERKFQQLQHAKEVLCDPEQRSNYDKWRRSGIAISYKQWLGMKDHVHQDAAAESAGSPGHTSKVQPANAHRRASEGGANIYYGARRDLGWDSEASNEVVNKFRNYEI, encoded by the exons ATGAGCGTCGAAGACGCCATCAATTATAAGCCCAGCGAGGAGGAGGATTACTATGCTCTGCTCTCGTGCGACGAGTCCTCGACG GTGGAACAAATCACGGCAGAGTATAAGGTGCTGGCTCTTCAATATCATCCGGACAAGAACGAAGGTGATAAGGAAGCTGAACGGAAATTTCAGCAATTGCAG CACGCGAAAGAGGTTCTCTGTGACCCTGAGCAAAGGAGCAACTATGACAAATGGAGGCGTAGCGGGATCGCCATTAGCTACAAGCAATGGCTTGGAATGAAGGATCACGTGCATCAG GACGCGGCCGCCGAATCTGCTGGTTCCCCTGGTCACACTAGCAAGGTGCAACCGGCGAACGCTCACAGAAGAGCTTCGGAGGGTGGCGCGAACATCTACTACGGTGCACGTCGTGACCTTGGCTGGGACTCGGAGGCGTCAAACGAGGTGGTGAACAAGTTCCGCAACTACGAGATCTAA
- the LOC122573514 gene encoding J domain-containing protein isoform X1 — translation MSVEDAINYKPSEEEDYYALLSCDESSTVEQITAEYKVLALQYHPDKNEGDKEAERKFQQLQHAKEVLCDPEQRSNYDKWRRSGIAISYKQWLGMKDHVHQSMHWSIPKTKDRMLQDAAAESAGSPGHTSKVQPANAHRRASEGGANIYYGARRDLGWDSEASNEVVNKFRNYEI, via the exons ATGAGCGTCGAAGACGCCATCAATTATAAGCCCAGCGAGGAGGAGGATTACTATGCTCTGCTCTCGTGCGACGAGTCCTCGACG GTGGAACAAATCACGGCAGAGTATAAGGTGCTGGCTCTTCAATATCATCCGGACAAGAACGAAGGTGATAAGGAAGCTGAACGGAAATTTCAGCAATTGCAG CACGCGAAAGAGGTTCTCTGTGACCCTGAGCAAAGGAGCAACTATGACAAATGGAGGCGTAGCGGGATCGCCATTAGCTACAAGCAATGGCTTGGAATGAAGGATCACGTGCATCAG TCGATGCACTGGAGCATACCGAAGACGAAGGATCGCATGCTGCAGGACGCGGCCGCCGAATCTGCTGGTTCCCCTGGTCACACTAGCAAGGTGCAACCGGCGAACGCTCACAGAAGAGCTTCGGAGGGTGGCGCGAACATCTACTACGGTGCACGTCGTGACCTTGGCTGGGACTCGGAGGCGTCAAACGAGGTGGTGAACAAGTTCCGCAACTACGAGATCTAA